Part of the Prunus dulcis chromosome 8, ALMONDv2, whole genome shotgun sequence genome is shown below.
TCCTCCTTGGAGCCCGGCCAGCATACAAAAATTTGCTCCTTAATTACCTGGGACGAAGCTTAGCTTGGCAGATGGAGAGTTGTGGGTGTCTGTATCATTTGTTTCTGCACCGTTTTTGGAGTAGTGGTGTGGACTTTAAGTTTGGAATAGTACGGATACATCATGTCAACGTGTGATAATCCGCGCAAACATTGCACAGTGAATTCTAGCATGGTATTGTAACTctccacttttttttataggcaGGTGTTTGTCTCTCTGGTGGGAAAATTTGGAGTCAGACCATGGCCAGTAATGTTAAGATTTTATCTAGTTACATcagttgtttttaattaaataaattaattatccTATTCTGTAGGAAGTCATGTTGCATGTTGTTATATTTACCAAGTCTTTAGGAGTCTCCCAGTAGTGGAGCAGTTTGTTAGTAGTGTCAGTAATGGATTAAGTTAGTAGGAGTCGTGTCCTTGAATTCAGCATAGTCTAGTGATATAACGTTCTATTTAAGTTCAACCTTATCAATATACAATAACGTTTTCCAGCACATCTTCTCACCATTGTTTGGATTTTGAGTTTAACTCTACATCTGGTATTAGAGCTCCCCACTGGGGCCTGACATAAAAGTTCTCACAAAAGCAGTAAGCTATTATTGCACTTACGGCAGTAAGTTACTATGGCGTCTGACAAGGTTACAGACAACTATGTGCAGTCAGCCATAGCACGCTTTGATGGTCATTATGATCATTGGAGCATGTTGATGGAGAATTTTCTGAGGTTTAAAGAAGACTGGACTCTTGTGGAAACCGGAATTGTAGAGCCGGAAAGTGAAATTGTAGAGCCGGAAAGTGGAATGGTGTTGACGGAGctacaacaaaagaaattggatGAATCCAAGCTGAAAGATCTGAAGGTGAAAAATTACTTATTCCTAGCTATTGATCGTTCTATTTTGGAGACCATTCTCCAAAAAGATACTTCCAAGCAAATTTGGGATTCCATGAAGAAGAATTACTAAGGCTCAACAAAGGTGAAGCGTTCCATTCTACAAGCACTGAGGAAAGATTTTGAGACTCTTCAGATGAAACAAGGAGAGTCTGTCAAtgattatttttcaaaagccATGGCAATTGCAAATAAGATGAGTATCCATGGCGAGAAGATGGAAGACGTGACCATCGTAGAAAAGATCCTGCGATCTATGACTACAAAGTTTGATTACGTTGTGTGCTCCATTAAGAAGTCCAATGATGTTGAGCAGCTTTCAATTGACGAGTTGCAGAGTTCCTTGCTTGTCCATGAGCAGAAGATCAATCGGAGTACATCTGAGGAACATGCCTTGAAAGTTTCAACAAATAGCGATTCTTCGGCATCAAGAGGTCGTTGTGGTCGTGGACGAGGACGTGGTAGAGGTGGCAGCCATGAAAGAGGTCGAGGTAGCAAAGATGGGAACAAATCCAATGATGATTCCAGCAACAAAGACACTTATGATTCCGGCAGCAGCAATAGAGGCTATAATAATTCTGGAGGTAACAGCAGTAGAGGCCAAAGGCAGCCATACAATCATGATTTGAATGTCGACAAATCAAATGTCGAGTGTTTCAGGTGTGGCAATTATGGTCATTACAGGTCTGAATGTTACACAAATATGAATAAAGCAAAGGGTGCAAGGGCTAATTTTGcatagaaagagaaagaagatgatgaggcTATTCTAATGGTGTGTCAAACCATGGAAAATCCACAAAAGAATGTGTGGTACTTGGATACAGGTTGCAGTAATCACATGTGTGGAGAAAAGTCAATTTTCTCTACATTAGATGAAAGTTTCACAACTACAGTGAGATTTGGAGATGACAGCAAAGTTTCTGTTTTGGGAAAAGGAGATATCAAAATTTGGGCTAAAGATAACATTGTCCATACTATCTCTAGTGTTTTCTTTGTTCCGAGTTTGAAGAGCAATTTGCTGAGCTTGGGACAACTGCATGAAAAGGGATATGAGATCAATATTACAGGAGGAGCTTGTCAAATTCATGACCAAAAGAGGGGCCTAATTGCTAAGGCTTACATGATGACAAATCGAATATTTCCATTACATATTCAAAGAGATGGTCCTACATGTTTCTCTGCCAAAGTCAATGATCCAGCGTGGCTGTGGCATTTACGCTATGGTCATCTGAATTTTAGAGGTTTAAAGACGCTACATGATAAGGAGATGGTGACTGGCCTTCCTCAGATAACCTGTCTAACTGAAGTTTGTGAAGTTTCTGTTGTTGGGAAACAACGTAGGGAAACCTTTTCGAAGGGAAAAGCATGGCGGGCTAGAAGACTTCTTGAGCTGGTCAATTCAGATATTTGTGGGCCAATAAATCCAGCTTCAAATGCGGAAAAAAGGTACTTTATAATGTTCATTGATGATTACAGCAGGAAAACATGGGTTTATTTCTTACAGGAGAAATCAGAAGCCTTAAATGCTTTCAAACACTTTAAGGCGGTTGCTAAGAATGAGATAAAGAAGACGATCAAGGTTCTTCGGACTGATCGTGGTGGAGAATACAATTCAAAAGCCTTTGAAAATTTTTGTGCTATACATGGCGTTCGCCGACAGCTTACGGCAGCTTACACACCACAGCAGAATGGTGTGGCGGAGAGGAAGAATCGTACCATATTAAATATGGTATGCAGCATGCAGACAAAAAGTTCCATTCCAAAGAGTTTATGGCCGGAAGCTATAAACTGGAGCATTCACATACTGAGTAGAAGTCCAACTTAAGATTTTATCTAGTTACAGCAGTTGTCATGTTGCACGTTGTTATGTTTACCAAGTCTTTAGGAGTCTCCCAGTAGTGGAGCAGTTTATTAGTAGTGTCAGTAATGGATTAAGTTAGAAGGAGTTATGTCCTTGAATTTAGCATAGTCTGGTGATGTAACGTTCTATTTAAGTTCAACCTTATCAATATACAAATAACGCTTTCCAGCACCTCTTCTCACCAGTGTTTGGATTTTGAGTTTAACTCTACAACAGTGCTCTCTCTGTTTTATTCATTTGGATTTTTATTCTCTCTGTTTTAGCTTACCTATTTTCACATCGTATACCAACTTCAAAAGcgtatgttttttttgggttggtcCAAGAAAATGCAACCCACAAACCCCACACATTCACATCGACACAAAACTTCGCTTTTCAAGCTTAAGGTTTATCTTAATTTCATTAGGGAAAATGTGGGTTACTGTGAAACTCCGGATTAATTATATGTCTACTTGAATCAAATGAAgaaagcaagagagagagagatggagattGAGATGAAACAAAACCCATCAGTCTAAGAAAACCAGGAAAATTTTACATCAACTCCACGAAAATagcagaaaacagaaaaacaatcACAACCCTGAactaaaaacaataaaacacCAGCTATGGTGGTGAGCTTGGGTAAACTTTGTTGCTGACGATGATGACCTTGTTGGCGTTTGAAGCAGAAGCTGAAGAAGGCCTATTAGTAGTGTTGTCTGAAACTGAAACAGAGCAAAAGCATTTGCACAATTTGATCAAACATCATCCTCTTCACTAACCTCTTCTTCACCGGGAACACACTTCCAGATTTTGGTTTGAACAACCATGGCTCAGCCTTGCTTTGATCTTGAGATGAACTCAACTTCGGTTTCATGGGCTCCTTTGGGTGGTGGTGCTCTGTTTTGGGGCAGAGGAGGTCTTCTTCCCCATCTGGCTTCAAGTTGTTCCACGCCTTCTCTGCTTCGGATGAAGttttcttcattgccatgccTGTAATCTCTCTGTCTGTCTGATTGTGGGCTTCCTTCTGGTTCGGTGTGTTAATGAAAGCCGTCTACGAGTTTAATTTATAGACAAGAaaaatttgtttccttttccattGTAGGCCCTACTAAAGAAGGACCATTATTTTTTAcccaacaaaaacagaaaaaaggaagGACTTCTCCTAATTTGTTCTCTTAGGCCATGTTTGGTATGCCTCACTATGCCTCACTGGACTGGACTGTGCTATATAATACTTaaaacccatgtttggtaaagaAGGGAATTAAGTTAAATGGGATTGTATAGTCCATCAGTGTAAAAAACCCCGGACTCGCTTGTCTAACATAGCGATGCCGAAATGTGGTTCGCAAAATAGCGAGAGCGCTATTTTGAACACGTGAGTCCGAACTGCttgaatcaaattcaaaaccccACCACCACAGTTCCAATCGAAACTTGTTGATGAGTCTCAATTAGCTATAGTTGCCGTTCCAAGTTGGCTTGGGCTAGTCAAAAGGCAGATTGATATATAGACATAAACTCAGgaaaccaacaaaaccaaaaagttCAATATCCAATAATATGATTGAACCATTGGCCAAATTGAAAGGAAGGAGGAAAAGTTTTCCTGGTGGAATTcaagagacagagaaagagCTCAAATCAACGAGTTGGCTCTGTCATCTAGCAAGCCTCTGCCAATAAAGACCTCCAACAATAGAAGGGGATGCGGAAGCAGATCTAGCTAGCCCAAAGGCCAATTGAACTAGGGAGGCCAAGGAAGCAAGCTTCCTTATTTTTTCTGCAGCAAAAGGAGATGAAGATTTTGGGTTAGTCTGGAGAAATATGGTGGTTTCGAgagataaagaaagaaaaagtgttTTTGAATGGTTTGGGGgcttttttgttggaaaaagagaggtttttttcttgttttttttggggtggtcACAGTGGAAAAAGAAACGtaagtagaaaaaaaaatatatttttgaatgaaatgggaaggtaaaaagaagaagaaaataacaaaaagaagagagagagagagagaatgaaatgggaaggtaaaaagaagaagaaaataacaaaaagaagagagagagagagagagagagagagagagagaagaagaagaagaagaaaaggctggaaaaaaaaacctgaaaacagaaaaagagaaattaataacataattattttttagtccgacacagcaccaaacataggttttcactatttttacaatccagcttTTTAGTCCGACGCAGCACCAAACGTAGctcagtacttaatccagcttaggccaatccgaactaatccaagacagtcctagaatttagtccagtccatgacaatccgccgtaccaaacgaccccttATAGTCTTAGACACTTGAagacataaataaatttggaaaagacAATCCACTCGTAGGATAAATTTAAAATCCTGAGTCTGTCCAAagtcaaaatttaatttattcttaAATTGCTAATCAGTCTCAGAGAGCAACCTACTTGGACGAATTCGGATATTCACACCAAGAGCAGCAGTCATGTCA
Proteins encoded:
- the LOC117638629 gene encoding uncharacterized protein LOC117638629: MASDKVTDNYVQSAIARFDGHYDHWSMLMENFLRFKEDWTLVETGIVEPESEIVEPESGMVLTELQQKKLDESKLKDLKVKRSILQALRKDFETLQMKQGESVNDYFSKAMAIANKMSIHGEKMEDVTIVEKILRSMTTKFDYVVCSIKKSNDVEQLSIDELQSSLLVHEQKINRSTSEEHALKVSTNSDSSASRGRCGRGRGRGRGGSHERGRGSKDGNKSNDDSSNKDTYDSGSSNRGYNNSGGNSSRGQRQPYNHDLNVDKSNVECFRCGNYGHYRSECYTNMNKAKGARANFA